A genomic segment from Microbispora sp. ZYX-F-249 encodes:
- a CDS encoding dTDP-4-dehydrorhamnose 3,5-epimerase family protein codes for MTRLALEGVLLFVPTPHHDERGFFTRTFDAAVAAGHGLDPAAFIQDSQSRSRKGTVRGMHGRSGRGEAKLVRCARGAVLDVLVDARPGSPTFGRHLTVLLDDETFAHLYVPPGLLHGYQALTEADVCYRIDREHDPSEDLAVRYDDPDLALPWPLPVGAISGRDLSAGSWAELRDRLGA; via the coding sequence GTGACGCGACTCGCCCTTGAAGGCGTGCTGCTGTTCGTCCCCACGCCCCACCACGACGAGCGCGGCTTCTTCACCCGGACCTTCGACGCGGCGGTCGCCGCCGGGCACGGGCTCGACCCCGCCGCCTTCATCCAGGACAGCCAGTCACGCTCCCGCAAGGGCACCGTCCGCGGCATGCACGGCCGTTCGGGGCGTGGCGAGGCCAAGCTCGTCCGATGCGCCCGCGGCGCCGTCCTGGACGTGCTGGTGGACGCCAGGCCAGGCTCGCCGACCTTCGGCCGCCACCTAACGGTGCTGCTCGACGACGAGACCTTCGCCCATCTGTACGTGCCCCCGGGCCTCCTGCACGGTTACCAGGCGCTGACCGAGGCCGACGTGTGCTACCGCATCGACCGGGAGCACGACCCGTCGGAGGATCTCGCCGTGCGCTACGACGACCCGGATCTCGCGCTGCCGTGGCCGCTGCCGGTCGGCGCGATCAGCGGCCGGGACCTGTCGGCCGGGTCATGGGCCGAGCTGCGCGACCGCCTCGGGGCGTAG
- a CDS encoding O-antigen ligase family protein, whose protein sequence is MRIDSPLPGSRRRADGATLVCLFVLSLLLIPARLVLRGLPMSLTLADVVALLLLLVWLLAQFTTTLGAAKGANPVRTAIFAYGMAFLTCYGFASLGYLPSDELNLADHSLVLFAGYVGLVLMMCDGVRGRDRLDFVLKTVVVAGAIVSVVATCQYLLEFDPTTYMSLPGFRHTSVEGTETVMSRADLRRVAATLGHPIEFGVFCSMVLPFAAHFALQARDRGEPWRRWWLCAALIAAGLMFSVSRSAVLGMVVVGAVLFTGWPLRRCLVSLGALAVFLGLMKVAAPGLLGTFYNLFANAGSDDSILYRTHDYPFALSEVTKHPLFGRGIGTWYPYKHQVFDNQYLLSLVETGVVGVVAFVGVIVCGVVVALRARRLSGDPNVRNLALTIAACLLVPLVGAATFDLLSYPGVTSLMFLLIGAAGALLRALKAENAAAPPAPPAAEAARARLRPEAVAQLGP, encoded by the coding sequence GTGAGGATCGACAGCCCGCTGCCCGGATCGCGCCGGCGCGCCGACGGTGCGACGCTCGTCTGCCTGTTCGTGCTCTCCCTGCTGCTCATCCCGGCCCGGCTGGTCCTGCGCGGGCTGCCGATGTCGCTGACGCTCGCCGACGTCGTCGCCCTCCTGCTCCTCCTCGTGTGGCTCCTGGCGCAATTCACGACCACCCTCGGCGCCGCCAAGGGCGCCAACCCCGTCCGCACCGCGATCTTCGCGTACGGGATGGCGTTCCTGACCTGCTACGGCTTCGCCAGCCTCGGATACCTGCCCTCGGACGAGCTCAACCTGGCGGACCACTCCCTGGTGCTGTTCGCCGGGTACGTCGGGCTCGTGCTCATGATGTGCGACGGAGTCAGGGGACGGGATCGGCTCGACTTCGTGCTCAAGACGGTCGTGGTGGCCGGGGCGATCGTGTCGGTCGTCGCCACGTGCCAGTATCTGCTGGAGTTCGACCCCACGACCTACATGTCCCTTCCCGGGTTCCGGCACACCTCAGTCGAGGGCACCGAGACCGTGATGTCGCGGGCGGACCTGCGCCGGGTGGCCGCGACGCTGGGCCACCCGATCGAGTTCGGCGTCTTCTGCTCCATGGTCCTGCCGTTCGCGGCGCACTTCGCCCTGCAGGCGCGGGACCGGGGCGAGCCGTGGCGGCGCTGGTGGCTGTGCGCGGCCCTGATAGCGGCCGGGCTGATGTTCTCGGTCTCCAGGTCGGCCGTGCTGGGGATGGTCGTGGTGGGCGCGGTGCTGTTCACCGGCTGGCCGCTCAGGCGCTGCCTGGTGAGTCTCGGGGCGCTCGCCGTGTTCCTCGGCCTGATGAAGGTGGCGGCTCCCGGACTGCTCGGCACCTTCTACAACCTGTTCGCGAACGCCGGCTCCGACGACAGCATCCTCTACCGCACGCACGACTACCCGTTCGCGCTGAGCGAGGTCACCAAACACCCGCTCTTCGGCCGGGGCATCGGGACCTGGTATCCCTACAAGCACCAGGTGTTCGACAACCAGTACCTGCTCTCGCTGGTGGAGACCGGTGTGGTCGGCGTGGTCGCCTTCGTCGGCGTCATCGTCTGCGGGGTGGTCGTCGCGCTGCGCGCGCGGCGGCTCAGCGGCGATCCCAACGTCCGCAACCTGGCCCTGACCATCGCCGCCTGCCTGCTGGTTCCGCTCGTCGGCGCGGCCACCTTCGACCTGCTGTCCTATCCCGGCGTCACCAGCCTGATGTTCCTGCTGATCGGGGCCGCCGGCGCGCTGCTGCGCGCGCTGAAGGCCGAGAACGCCGCCGCGCCGCCCGCCCCGCCCGCGGCGGAGGCGGCGCGTGCCCGGCTACGCCCCGAGGCGGTCGCGCAGCTCGGCCCATGA
- a CDS encoding acyltransferase family protein produces MESSADQATAPSTSASTRVTRAPARLPGLDGIRGIAALFVVLHHCWLLSFPGFPAGTGPAWAGWLVYGHLAVVMFIVLSGFSLAVSPARSGWRLNGLRRFAYRRAWRILPPYWAALLFSLVVAWTLIPQPGQGSPTVKSVVVYGLLVQDLFGSPSPNGAFWSIAVEAQLYIVFPLMLLVLRRAGAAVLLAVLTVVVALIGLLAPSVPAVDLFMRLTPQFAVLFAIGAVAAGVAAKMPAGMPAGMVTGMAARGEAHENGSPWPSRLPWLALAAAAPVVLLIVVRGPEWTVGHYFWVDLAVGPAAGLLLASVAAGRPRPLVRLLDTRALRRLGSFSYSLYLIHAPIVVVVNRLVLAPRLAPGVTMFLATLVLTVPFTLLAAWLFASVFELPFQRHRGWGALRAAVLRR; encoded by the coding sequence ATGGAGTCCTCTGCGGACCAGGCGACGGCCCCGTCCACCTCCGCCTCCACCCGGGTGACACGTGCGCCCGCGCGTCTGCCGGGCCTCGACGGGATCCGCGGGATCGCGGCCCTGTTCGTGGTCCTGCACCACTGCTGGCTGCTGTCCTTCCCGGGCTTCCCCGCCGGCACGGGCCCCGCGTGGGCCGGTTGGCTCGTCTACGGGCACCTCGCGGTGGTGATGTTCATCGTCCTGTCGGGGTTCTCGCTGGCGGTCTCACCGGCGAGGTCGGGCTGGCGGCTGAACGGTCTCCGCCGGTTCGCCTACCGGCGGGCCTGGCGCATCCTCCCGCCCTACTGGGCGGCCCTGCTGTTCAGCCTCGTGGTCGCGTGGACGCTGATCCCGCAGCCCGGGCAGGGCAGCCCGACCGTGAAGTCCGTCGTCGTCTACGGCCTGCTGGTCCAGGACCTGTTCGGCTCGCCGAGCCCCAACGGCGCCTTCTGGTCCATCGCGGTCGAGGCGCAGCTCTACATCGTGTTCCCGCTGATGCTCCTGGTGCTGCGGCGGGCCGGCGCGGCCGTCCTGCTCGCCGTCCTGACCGTCGTCGTGGCCCTCATCGGACTGCTCGCGCCGAGCGTCCCCGCGGTGGACCTGTTCATGCGGCTGACCCCGCAGTTCGCGGTGCTCTTCGCGATCGGCGCGGTCGCGGCGGGAGTGGCGGCGAAGATGCCGGCGGGCATGCCGGCGGGCATGGTGACGGGCATGGCGGCGCGCGGAGAGGCCCACGAGAACGGGTCGCCGTGGCCGTCGCGTCTCCCCTGGCTGGCCCTGGCCGCCGCGGCGCCCGTCGTCCTGCTGATCGTCGTGCGTGGTCCCGAGTGGACCGTCGGGCACTACTTCTGGGTCGATCTGGCCGTCGGCCCGGCGGCCGGGCTGCTGCTCGCCTCCGTCGCGGCCGGCCGGCCCCGGCCCCTCGTGCGCCTGCTCGACACGCGGGCGCTGCGCCGGCTCGGCTCGTTCTCCTACAGCCTCTATCTCATCCACGCGCCGATCGTGGTGGTGGTGAACCGCCTGGTCCTCGCCCCCCGTCTCGCCCCGGGCGTGACGATGTTCCTGGCCACCCTCGTGCTGACCGTGCCGTTCACGCTGCTCGCGGCGTGGCTTTTCGCGTCGGTCTTCGAGCTGCCGTTCCAGCGCCACCGCGGCTGGGGCGCGCTGCGGGCGGCGGTCCTGCGGCGCTAG